From one Planococcus citri chromosome 3, ihPlaCitr1.1, whole genome shotgun sequence genomic stretch:
- the Arl6IP1 gene encoding ADP-ribosylation factor-like protein 6-interacting protein 1 codes for MSSQNQEMDLSAKKIKHSLENWREIVLPVYEVLLWKNIPLYPALIFGISTIAFIIVILLDPTLLSFASSLALFLVLLDYFAPIVISKIFNPQSWTGPKEKKLDEICSNLACSYISVKSSVAYFCSLKETNPKLYYLPVIFGLLFLSWIGNNVNNVFLTYVFVTVLLMIPGANHHGYLEKFSSLLKQVVAQTLRSALGKKEKKQ; via the exons ATGTCATCGCAAAATCAAGAAATG GACCTGTCGGCGAAAAAGATCAAACACagtttggaaaattggagagAAATCGTGCTTCCAGTGTACGAAGTATTATTATGGAAAAACATACCACTTTATCCagctttaatttttggaatcagcACTATCGCATTCAT TATTGTCATATTGTTGGATCCGACGTTATTATCCTTCGCTTCTTCGTTGGCTTTGTTTTTGGTGCTGCTGGATTATTTTGCTCCTATTGTTATATCGAAAATCTTCAATCCTCAATCTTGGACGGGgcctaaagaaaaaaaacttgatgagaTATGTTCTAATTTGGCGTGTTCTTATATCTCTGTAAAGTCGAGTGTTGCTTATTTTTGCAGTTTGAAAGAAACCAATCCTAAATTG TATTATTTGCCTGTCATCTTTGGACTACTATTTCTGTCGTGGATTGGAAATAATGTCAATAATGTGTTTCTTACTTATGTTTTCG TGACCGTGTTGTTGATGATACCGGGCGCAAATCATCACGGTTACTTGGAGAAATTCTCGTCGTTACTGAAACAAGTAGTTGCACAAACCTTACGATCAGCATTAGGTAAGAAAGAAAAGAAGCAGTAa
- the LOC135840291 gene encoding ubiquitin-conjugating enzyme E2 S, giving the protein MNSMSNVENLSPQIIRGIIKELHELTDNPPEGIRVILNEADISDIQAFVEGPAGTPYAGGTFKIKLCLGKEFPIGPPKAYFVTKVFHPNVAKNGEICVNTLKKDWKPNLGLKHILLTIKCLLIVPNAESALNEEAGKLLLENYEEYYKRASMMTEIHAPSIKCSKINRDSCSDASTAKKYSSMGVPKSSNVEKPKLLKDKKRTLKRL; this is encoded by the exons ATGAATTCT ATGtcgaatgttgaaaatttatctcCTCAAATAATTCGAGGCATTATCAAGGAGCTTCACGAGTTGACTGATAATCCACCTGAAGGAATTAGAGTAATCTTGAACGAAGCTGACATTTCAGACATTCAAGCTTTTGTCGAAGGACCTG CTGGAACGCCTTATGCAGGAGGAACATTCAAGATCAAGTTATGTTTAGGCAAAGAATTCCCTATTGGACCTCCCAAAGCATACTTCGTGACCAAAGTTTTCCATCCGAATGTCGCTAAAAATGGAGAAATATGTGTGAACACACTCAAGAAAGATTGGAAACCAAATCTCGGTCTGAAACACATTCTGCTG aCTATAAAATGCTTGCTGATAGTTCCTAATGCCGAATCAGCCTTAAATGAAGAAGCCGGTAaacttttgttggaaaattacgAAGAATACTATAAACGAGCTTCTATGATGACTGAAATTCATGCACCG AGCATCAAGTGTAGCAAAATCAATAGAGACTCGTGTTCAGATGCTTCTACAGCCAAAAAGTACTCTTCTATGGGTGTGCCTAAAAGTTCAAAcgttgaaaaaccaaaattgctTAAAGATAAAAAGAGAACTTTAAAAAGATTATGA
- the LOC135840289 gene encoding THO complex subunit 4-like has protein sequence MTTDINMSLDDIIKKNRSAKGFNASKKKPTLRRNNQNPRSVPGNQSGGGGGFNGPRFRNNSRTRSTARFSPYKRGDIDRPWSHDLYEDSYIAKQRIGSSEGTKIIISNLEFGVTDSDLEELFMEVGPLISSEIHYDKSGRSIGSGSVVFEERTDAIRAINQYNGIPLDGRPMEIEIASPAPNRLVENRRIGNFRNNRRMGGGNNAVGGRRRFNPSGNRGGGGKMMGNRRRNTANISAEQLDAELDEYRAKAV, from the exons ATGACAACCGATATAAATATGAGTTTGGACGATATTATCAAAAAGAATAGATCGGCCAAAGGTTTTAATGCTAGTAAAAAGAAGCCAACTCTACGCCGGAACAATCAGAATCCCCGATCAGTTCCTGGAAATCAATCAGGCGGCGGTGGCGGATTCAATGGGCCTAGATTTCGAAATAATAGTCGTACTCGAAGCACAGCACGTTTTTCACCTTACAAACGA gGAGATATCGATAGACCTTGGTCGCACGACTTGTATGAAGACAGCTACATCGCTAAACAAAGAATTGGTTCCTCCGAAGgaacaaaaatcataatttctaaCTTGGAATTCGGCGTCACTGACTCAGATTTGGAG GAATTGTTCATGGAAGTTGGACCGTTGATCTCTAGTGAAATACATTACGACAAATCTGGTCGATCGATAGGATCCGGTAGTGTTGTATTCGAGGAGAGGACCGACGCGATACGCGCTATTAATCAGTACAATGGAATTCCTTTGGATG GTCGTCcaatggaaattgaaattgcCTCGCCGGCTCCAAACCGCTTAGTTGAAAACAgaagaattggaaattttagaaataatagGCGGATGGGCGGTGGTAATAACGCTGTCGGTGGAAGAAGACGTTTTA ATCCAAGCGGGAACCGAGGAGGTGGCGGCAAAATGATGGGTAATCGTAGAAGAAATACTGCCAACATCAGCGCTGAACAACTCGACGCAGAATTGGACGAATACCGCGCGAAAGCTGTTTGA
- the LOC135840280 gene encoding HEAT repeat-containing protein 6, which translates to MVIDSIIDDNVLRIRSHISRLHSLLENSETDLPRLNCILDDLNAVNTDCVGAEEKFTCIRLCCSIITPSDAMLTGKCGQVVLKFIREEKVTEELAVFIIQWCLQAIMKSPDISQVELLRVLEFMFETEFGSHKELIDSVLKVLQIPLESKSKLVFPDELLLHRLYCIRAMIPMMNTNHLDVVKDMSLELMQSNLDNNSKPEVLLALLEILQMICERNNSWLSDNVGVILGVSLALSSFGLPHHVCQIPRYILPTPLLPESKSDVKKSNKVKNRRKPKKSAAEKIKSAPVDEIPEINWSLSESDFSDSENSRAHQQRKSERKIRLSALSLLLYVIKTVGKKEVVGYWDNILSGPYSILKTLSNDTSPRSRVAITAILGILISTGKMYISQAQHNSKNTNTPYVSWSQLLSDLITLAHETLCDLARQSQSVVSLLSILNCLIVFIRNIPYHRLSDGLIRNIVHSVTPLLRHVDFSIRNSAIKCMTEFVILEPNTEEQILLIRTNQMYPVPAGRSDSWIILYCLESLKNDKLSVNVKSECWLLLGCLAKHHFITNVSGENLDEMVILLRKDLQDSNIMVQKNAAKAFEQIAIPMGAFESSCGVSCYNVWLSMLQGPLVPMLQSTSGILAAAAADCIAAITCSIFQQLPERLRIFIMTALFGCVGHEEHLARSAAARTLGTIVVFPFLSHDIQIIYDVADRIVCALNDDNLMVRMKAAWALGNLSDVLLSGREIGVPIEEVPLLNVLDIAVRTGSDHEKVKACSMRAIGNLFLLVEDQHLKIEKFRLLVDQAATTLNTNSSTENNMKVRWNACYSLGNMFKNELLLLQVDTGWQFQTFQTFTKLIVNCTNFKVRQAASTALSMISKREHYGDYYLKLWPALFKAFDNSQNLPDFAEYKHQRNLVDQLCFLLCHLSNFLTVDDISTLHSISIAENLETYVKHIVEVKKRNTVVTDKFSSAAQHVGSLLSANLSSEQTKIIQGLRMVLVAAEE; encoded by the exons ATGGTGATTGATTCGATCATCGATGACAATGTTCTCAGGATCAGATCTCACATATCTAGGCTCCATTCGTTATTGGAGAATAGTGAAACAGACTTGCCCAGATTAAATTGCATCCTCGATGATTTAAATGCTGTGAATACCGATTGTGTTGGTGCAGAA GAGAAATTCACTTGTATTCGATTATGCTGCTCCATAATTACTCCTTCAGATGCTATGTTAACTGGAAAATGTGGACAAGTCGTCTTAAAATTTATTCGCGAAGAAAAAGTGACTGAAGAACTGGCAGTGTTCATCATTCAGTGGTGTTTGCAAGCAATAATGAAGTCTCCGGATATTTCACAAGTTGAGCTACTGAGAGTGTTGGAGTTCATGTTCGAAACTGAGTTTGGTTCTCATAAAGAA TTGATTGATAGTGTGTTGAAGGTGTTACAAATACCATTGGAAAGTAAATCAAAGTTGGTGTTTCCAGACGAATTATTGCTTCATCGTTTGTACTGTATTCGAGCTATGATACCGATGATGAATACAAATCATCTAGATGTGGTTAAAGATATGTCTTTAGAATTAATGCAGAGCAATTTGGATAATAATTCGAAACCTGAA gTATTGTTAGCActgttggaaattttacaaatgataTGTGAAAGAAATAACTCGTGGCTCTCGGATAACGTCGGCGTCATTCTGGGTGTTTCCTTAGCTCTTTCTTCTTTTGGTTTACCTCATCATGTCTGCCAGATTCCGCGGTATATTTTGCCCACGCCTTTACTACCCGAGAGTAAATCTGAtgttaaaaaa TCTAATAAAgtgaaaaatagaagaaaaccgaaaaaaagtGCAGCTGAGAAAATCAAGTCGGCTCCTGTTGATGAGATACCTGAAATTAACTGGTCCCTTAGTGAATCTGATTTTTCTGATAGTGAGAATAGCCGCGCTCATCAACAGCGTAAAAGCGaacgaaaaattcgattatCCGCATTGTCTTTATTACTGTATGTTATCAAA acTGTTGGCAAGAAAGAAGTGGTTGGTTATTGGGATAATATTCTGAGCGGACcttattccattttgaaaactctTTCCAACGATACGTCTCCTAGGTCGCGAGTAGCTATTACCGCAATTCTTGGTATCTTAATTAGCACCGGAAAAATGTATATTTCGCAAGCTCAGCACAA TTCTAAGAACACCAATACGCCGTACGTTTCATGGTCGCAGCTTTTATCGGATCTTATAACATTAGCTCATGAAACACTTTGCGATCTTGCTCGTCAGTCGCAATCAGTCGTATCTTTGCTGTCGATCTTGAATTGTTTGATCGTTTTCATTCGAAATATTCCGTATCATCGTTTGAGCGATGGTCTTATAAGAAACATCGTTCATTCTGTTACCCCACTACTTAGACATGTTG atttttccaTTCGCAATTCGGCTATAAAATGTATGACAGAATTCGTTATTTTGGAACCGAATACCGAAGAGCAAATTCTTCTAATACGGACAAATCAAATGTACCCGGTACCAGCTGGTAGGAGTGATTCGTGGATTATTTTATACTGTCTGGAATCACTCAAG aacGATAAATTATCGGTCAATGTGAAATCTGAATGTTGGCTTCTTCTCGGCTGCCTCGCTAAGCATCACTTCATAACGAACGTTTCGGGCGAAAATCTAGATGAAATGGTGATTTTATTACGAAAAGATTTGCAGGATAGTAATATCATGGTTCAGAAAAATGCTGCCAAAGCTTTTGAGCAAATAGCAATTCCTATGGGGgcatttg AATCGTCATGTGGAGTGAGTTGTTATAATGTTTGGCTTTCAATGCTCCAAGGACCTTTGGTACCAATGCTTCAAAGTACTTCCGGAATCCTGGCAGCGGCGGCTGCAGATTGTATTGCTGCTATAACATGCTCTATATTTCAGCAGTTGCCG GAACGGTTGAGAATTTTCATCATGACTGCCTTATTTGGTTGCGTCGGCCACGAGGAGCATTTAGCTCGGTCTGCAGCTGCGAGAACTTTGGGAACTATAGTAGTGTTTCCGTTTTTGTCGCAT GATATTCAAATAATTTACGACGTCGCCGATCGCATTGTGTGCGCTTTAAACGATGATAACTTAATGGTTAGAATGAAAGCAGCGTGGGCCTTGGGTAATCTAAGCGACGTTTTACTTTCTGGCAg GGAAATCGGCGTGCCAATTGAAGAAGTGCCGTTATTAAATGTGTTAGACATTGCAGTACGTACGGGTAGCGATCACGAAAAA gTGAAGGCTTGCTCGATGAGAGCTATTGGAAATCTATTTTTATTAGTAGAAGATCAACATTTAAAGATAGAAAAATTTCGCTTATTAGTTGATCAAGCAGCGACTACCTTGAATACAAATTCTTCGACCGAAAATAATATGAAA GTTCGTTGGAATGCATGCTATTCGTTGGGAAAtatgtttaaaaacgaattaCTATTACTGCAAGTGGACACAGGCTGGCAG ttcCAAACTTTCCAGACGTTCACTAAATTAATCGTCAATTGTACTAATTTCAAAGTTCGTCAAGCCGCTTCTACTGCCTTATCAATGATATCGAAACGCGAGCATTACGGTGATTACTATTTAAAATTATGGCCGGCGTTGTTCAAAGCATTCGACAATTCGCAAAATCTTCCCGATTTTGCTGAGTACAAACATCAGCGGAATTTAGTAGATCAG cTTTGTTTTCTTCTATGCCACCTAAGTAATTTTCTTACGGTAGATGATATAAGTACGTTGCATTCCATTTCAATAGCAGAAAATTTGGAGACGTACGTGAAACACATCGTTGAGGTGAAAAAGCGCAATACCGTTGTTACggacaaattttcatcagcAGCTCAACACGTAGGAAGCTTGCTGTCTGCGAATCTATCATCTGAACAAACGAAGATAATTCAAGGCTTACGAATGGTATTGGTTGCTGCtgaggaataa
- the LOC135840295 gene encoding uncharacterized protein LOC135840295, producing the protein MKGIISQISSTTLILLLLYTSSSHSNQTLKDKEEASFFDLSEKEANKQTELKNKRELSKLQSTLINVLKPVPVVDTIRPEEKYGNKGDKFERIGRGVVSGVEAISNVISSALTFPMEAVKKLSRSATEALNNLGGKLVGLQ; encoded by the exons ATGAAAG gtATCATATCACAAATTAGTTCTACtacattaattttattattgctCTATACATCGTCGTCGCATTCGAATCAAACGCTAAAAGATAAAGAAGAAGCTTCTTTTTTCGACTTGAGTGAAAAAGAAGCTAATAAGCAAACTGAATTGAAGAATAAAAGAGAGCTTTCAAAATTACAATCCACTTTAATAAATGTGCTCAAA CCAGTTCCAGTCGTAGATACAATTCGACCAGAAGAAAAATACGGGAATAAGGGTGATAAATTTGAACGCATAGGTCGCGGAGTCGTGAGTGGAGTAGAAGCCATTTCTAATGTGATCAGTTCTGCATTAACT tttccaatgGAAGCCGTAAAGAAACTTTCAAGATCAGCAACAGAAGCTCTAAATAATTTGGGGGGAAAACTAGTGGGCTTGCAGTGA